In Brassica napus cultivar Da-Ae chromosome A3, Da-Ae, whole genome shotgun sequence, the sequence AACTAGGACTAAATGGGACTGTCTGTTCAACTAGGACTAAATGGGACGCACCCAGTTCGTGGATGGACCAAGCAAACTACAAATTCTCTTTCCAGTGATAAGCATCATCAGTAGTGTAGTTTCTTAGAGTATGGTTTCTTATAGATAAGCTTGGTATTGAAGGATAGTGACCAACATATAAACAACTTGAACTATATGCTTGCCTTTGTTCAACATCACACAGTCATCCATGCAAAATATTCAAATTCCATAGTTAGACAAAGAAATGTTTAGCATGATCATATTTACTTTTGGTGAAAAAGCAAAAGCACGGTATCTACTAGTTGAACACCAAGCAAATgcactactattttttatttatttttatattttaaaatcatgacataaattgacaatattttgttactttttaaaaaggatactaaatatgaaataattaattCTTATTGGTCGATGAATATACGGGTTTGATTAGTCAGAGACTGAAAAagaatgttttgatttttttagtgaTTGTTGACCAGTCATATTGGGAATGTACTTGACCAGATCAACCCATGCTAACAACCttgagtatatatatgtatggatGCACCTAATGAATCCAAAATCAGCTCTCAGTCAGCACATAAGTATATAAGGATATAAATTATCAACGCAACAACAATAAAATGGAGAAAATTTCAGcattttttttcatcttcttccttgtcTCGTTGTGTAAGTTGCATATGTTTTAGCTATTGATGCTTGATATATATGTTCTATCGTCTTTGTTTATACTGTTTGACACTGTGAACAGGCATGGTAACAGTAACGGTTGGAGATATATGTCATACGGACCAAGATTGTATAGACATTGGCATTCCAAGATGTAAGCGC encodes:
- the LOC111214630 gene encoding defensin-like protein 311, with translation MEKISAFFFIFFLVSLCMVTVTVGDICHTDQDCIDIGIPRCKRTGRMPICYNGYCSCFAKRPPPAAPTTPSWTTTNS